TCCTGCAGTTGGTAGCAAAGAAGAGCAAAGCAGAATCTTAAAAAACCTTTCTCGTAAGCATGCTACTTTTATAGAAGAAAATAATATTAACATTCTTTATTTAGCTGTAGGATTTGTTAGGTGAACTGAAGAAGATAAATTCCAAACTGAGCACTATGCTCCGCTTTTATTCTTGCCAGTAAAACTTATTCAAAAAAGTATTAAATCTCAATTTGAATTGCTTATTGAGGAATCTAACTTTATTGAAAACTTAGCTTTTATTAAGAAAATCAAAAAAGAATCTTCTTTTGATTTTTCATTAATTGATAAGCATCATTTAGAAAATTTATCACTTGCAAAATACTATGAGGAATATGCAAAACTTTTCAAAAAGCATTTACCAAATCAAAAATGAACAATTGTAAATGATTGTTATCTTTCAATTTTCACTGACCAAAACCTTTACATTATTAACGATATTGAACAAAATCAAGAAAAGTTTTTAAACAATGATTTTGTTAAGTTAATTTTTGGCGAAAGCGCAAACTTAGAAAAATTTGATTTTAAAGACCTTTCAGATAAACAAGTGGATTTAAAATTAGATCCAAATAAATACTGACACTTTTTACCTGCTGATATTTCTCAAGAAAAAGCAATTCAATATGCTATTGATGGCAAAAGTTACGTGCTTCAAGGGCCACCAGGAACTGGGAAAAGTCAAACTATTATCAACATCATCACTGAGCTTATTGCTAGAAATAAAAAGGTTCTTTTTGTTTCTGAAAAGCAAGCTGCCTTAGATGTTGTTTATAACAAACTTCACTCAAATGGGCTTAGTGATTTTGTACTTGCAATCCACAAAATTAGTGATAGAAATAAAAAAGATATTATTAATGACTTGCATAACAGCCTTGAAAACTCAAGAATTATCTCTGAAGTTAAACAAGATTTCACTGAAACAGTTAAAAATAGTTATACATCTGCTAAAGAAAAACTTATTAACTATGGTGAACTTCTTTTAGAAATTTATCAACCATTAAAAGTTAACTTATATCAATTAATTGGTAGATATTTTAATCTCAAGAAAGCTCAAGAGTTAATCTTTAAAATTCACAATATTTCAGCTATTGATGATAACCTTTTAAACAAAATTGTTTTGGGGATTAAAAAATACGAATTTAGTTTAAAAGAAATTGACTATAACTCAAAAAACAACCCTTGATATGGATTTAAAAACACAACAATTACTAATAACCAAACCAATACCCTTGGAAATCACTTTGAAACAGTAATTCAAAACTTTGATCCAGTCATGGAAGAAGAATTTATTAAAGAGCTTCATGAGTTTGAAAAATTCATTTACCTTATTAACTTAGATTGAAAATCACACACTTTAAATATTGAAGAAGATTTAAGACTTTTAGATTACAAGAACATTAAACAACACGAAAATGAAGAACTTAAAAAAGAGCTTCTTAAAATCTTTAAAACCACAGTATTTAATTTAGATTTTTCTAAATATAGAGATTTTGAAATCAAGTTCCGTTCATCATTAAAAAGAATTGTATCTTCAGAATATAGCAAACTTAAAAACGATCTTTATGACAACAGGTTAGATGGAAATGCTAAATTTAGTCATGAAAGATTAGTTGAACTTGCTAAGATGATTGAACAAATTGTTTTAAATGAAGAAAAAATCAAAGAGTGCATTGATAAATTATCATTTATAGTTCCATCTAAATTTGACTATGAATACACCTTGCAATCACTTCGATGAGTCTTTTTCCACAAGAATTTCCCACATATAAAAAACACCATTTTATATAAGAAATCTCTTCCAGAAAACAAATTTGAAACCTTTATTAACAACTCAAATGATTTACTTGCTTCACTTAAAGAAATTCAAAGTAATTTTGATCTTTCACTAATTAACTTCTATGAATTACCTAAAGATCAAGTTAAAAAACAATTTAAATCACTTTTAGTACAAGTATATAAAAACACACTTCCAATTTACATTAACTTTTTAAAATCTAAGAAAGAGCTTCTTGATTTAAAACTTAATGACTTTATTGAAAAAACCGATTCAAAAAGAATTTACAAAAACCTTGAAGATATCTTCCTTCGTCAATTCTACAAACTTTTAATTACTGATTTAAACACTAAAGTTAACCACACATTAGGTGTTAAAAATGATTTAGTTAAACTTTATAAAGAAGAAGAAAGTAAGCTTGAAGAAATTGCAATCTTCAAAATTAAAAACAATATTAAAAATAGCATCATTAAAACTGATGCTAACTATGAAGTTTCAATTCTTAAAAAAGAAGCTAATAAGAAAAATAAATTTATGCCTTTAAGAATGCTTTTCAGCAGAATTGGAAATTTAATTACAGACATTAAGCCATGTCTTATGATGTCTCCTTTATCAGTAAGTAGCTACCTTAAAGATACTCCTGTACAATTTGATGCAGTTATTTTCGATGAGGCCTCACAGGTTAAACCAGAATTTGCTTTAGCTTCAATTGTTAGAGGGAAACAAATTATTATTTGTGGTGATAAAGAGCAACTTCCTCCTACAAGTTTCTTTGAAAGAATCGGGGAAGACGATACTGAATATAATGAAAATTATGAAGTTACAAACCTTAATGATTATGACAGTATTTTAGATGTTGCTTCATCATTTTTAAAAACAATTTCGCTTCAAAACCACTACCGTTCACTTAATGAAAACTTAATTTATGCTTCTAATAAGGAAATTTACAAAAACCTTATTTCATTCCCAAGCAATGATTTAGCTCAAGCTAAAGAAGCACTTGTATATCACAAAGTCAATGGTATTTATAAAAACTCAACTAACCAAATTGAAAGTGATGTGGTTGTAAATTTAGTTATTTCATTATTTAAAAAATACAAAGATACCAAAAGAATTGGTGTTATTACATGTAATATTTCACAGCAACTTCTTATTGAGAAAAAACTTTACCAACAAGCAGCTAACCAAATCGGAATTGAAAGATACATCAATAATAAAGATTTATTCTTTATTAAAAACATCGAAACAGTGCAAGGGGATGAATGCGATATTGCCATTTTAAATACCATTTATGGACCTGGTCCTGATGGAATTATGAGAATGAGCTTTGGACCAATTAACCAAGCAAATGGGTATAGACGGCTAAATGTCGCTATCACCAGAGCAAGGGAACAAATGCACATTGTTACCTCAATTCATGGAAGCGACATTATTGTTGATGATTCAACAAGTAGAGGAGTTAAATTATTACGTAACTACTTAAATTTAGCTGAGCACGGAATTGATTCAAAATATGATTTACTTATGAATAATTCATTATTTAATGAAGATTTTGAAACTGAAGTGTACAATGAACTTGTGAAAAAAGGATATTCAGTTCAAAGAAAAATTGGAAATTCTGACTTTAGAATTGATTTAGCTGTCTTTGATAAAGAAAATCCAGATCGCTTTATTTGTGGTATTGAATGTGATGGTTCAAAATATCTTTCTTCACTTTCAACTCGTGAACGTGATAGAGTGAGAGAAATGATCTTAAATTCTCGTGGTTGAAAATTATACAGAGTATGATCAGCTGACTGATTTAATAACAAAGATAGCGAGCTTAAAAAGTTAGTTCGGTTCATTGAAAAAGCTCAAAATGGCCAAATTGCTAATGAAACTCAAGAAATTAATAAAGCTAAAAGTTCAATTATGCAAAACCTTGATGAAACTGTAATTGAACAAGATTTAATTAATTCAATTTTTGAAGAATTTCCAAGATATTGAAACATCAAATCTGATGCATTTTACACTTTCTACAAAGAAATGTATGATCCACAAAATGATAGCTTACCATTTGATGATAAAGACATTAGAATGTCAATTTTAGTGGATATTATTAACAAATATGCACCACTGCACGTAAGAACTTTAAAACAAATTCTTGCTTCACTTCCTAAGAAAGACTTCATTGAGCAACCTTTGAAAATTAATAAATGACTTAAAGATGTGCTTTTAGATATTCCAAATGAAGATGATTTCAAATTAGGAATTAATAATCAAAATAACATCTACTTAAAAGAGAACTTCTTCTATGTAGATAATAAGGAAATTAAATTTAGAAAAAATAACATTGAGTACTTGGAAACAAGAAAAAGTAATGAATTTGCTCCTGAAGAAATTCAAGATTTTGTTTACCAAACAATTATTAAATCTAAAGTAATTTCACTTCTTGGACTTCAAGAACTCTTTATCGAACTTGTTGGAATTAAAACTGTTTCACCAGCTATTAAAAAACAAATTGATTTAGCGGTAGAAAACCTTAAAGTTGCCGGTTTAATTATTGAAAATGATGAAGGTGTTTTCTCAAGTTCAATTTAGCAAAAAACCCACATTAATATCAATGTGGGTTTTTCATTGCTTTTATAACTATAATCAAGGTTGGAAAAGTAAAAAAGCTAAAACTATATTAATTAAAATAGCGTATAAACTTGAATATTTTTTATAAAGAATAAATGATGTAGTTGTAAAAGCAACTGCTATAAAAATAAATAAAGTAATCAATCTTCACGAACTAAAGAAAACTTTCTTAACTGAATCAGAATTAAAACTAAAATAACTTTCAGGGGTATTAAAAGTAAATCCAGGTGCTACAATTGGTATTAAAAGTTGAATAGCAAGTGCTACTAATATCCCTGCAATTACAGGCTTAACAATTATTAAAAAGCTTTTTAAGAACCTATTTTGCTCAAATTTTTTAAGGTATTTCATTGCAAGAAGCATAATGAAAATAGCTGGAAAAATAAAGATTATATATGTAAGGATCATTATTAAATATCCTCATCAATTGCCTTCAGAAATTAAATAACCAGTAAAAAGAGCGAATTTAATTGACACAATTCCTGGTGAAGAATTTGTAGCTGCAATAACATTATCAATTGTTTCTTGAGCCATTTTTAAATTAAACACATTTGCAATTGTTTTTCACAGTCATACAAAAATAGGGATAAAAACTTGCCCACCACCAAAAACACTAAGACATACGAAGATTAATAAAGCTATTGTTAAAAGTAAGATTAAAATAAACATTATTTATCTCCTTTTTTAACTTTTAAGCTCACAAAATAATAACAAATGTAAATTAATAGCACACTTAAAATGGCTAAAACTGGCAAGTTAAATGGGGCAGGAATAAAAAGGTTAAATAGAATTGAAAAAAGTAAGATTCCAATTCATAAATAAAGATTCATTTGTTTAATATTTTGCTTAATGTAATGAAAAGCAAAATTACAAATAATAAAAATGATTGTAACAATAACTGAAGTAGCAAAAGTAATTAAATACTTTTGAGGAAGTAAATTAATTACAAAAAACATTCCAAAAGCAAATAATACATGTGGGAGCATTGCGAAAATAGTGAGAAATATTCCTTTCCAAAACCCGAATCATTTAATACACATATATGAAATGCTTTGAATAATTGAAGGGCCAGGAAGTGAGTTGGTGATAATTAAAATCTTTTCAAATTCTTCTTCAGTAATTCATTTCTTGCTTTCCACTGCTTCTTTTTTAATCATTGGCATTAAGGCATTTCCGCCACCAAAGGCAAAGAAAGTGAGTTTTAAAATGAATAATAAAGCTTTAAAAATAGTTGGTTTAATCTGCGTCATAGTAAATAAAATTATAAAAAATATTTTTAGTTTTCTTACTTTATTGTATAATAAGTTTACACGTTATGGCGAATGTGGTGAAGTGGCTAACACAGCGGGTTGTGGTCCCGTCATTCGCGGGTTCGAATCCCGTCATTCGCCCCATTTGAAGAAAGCATCTTAAAATGATGCTTTTTTGTTTTCAATTTTTAATAAAACTTGTATAATTAACAAGCAATATTTATTATTGCCTAGTGGAAGATTTTATTTATAAAAATCGCTAGACCACAATATCGAAAGGATACATACAACATGGCAAAAGAAATTCAACGTATAGCTAAGTTGCAATTCCCTGCCGGGAAAGCTAAACCAGGTCCAGCTCTTGCTGGAGTGGGTGTTAACATGCCAGAATTTACAAAGGCATTTAACGATGCAACAAGAGATAGAGGTGATGAACCAGTTCCTGTACAAATTACAGTTTACAAAGACAAAACATTCGAATTTAAATTATTCACAGCTCCTGCTTCATACAAAATTAAAGAAGCTGCAAAAATCCAAAGCGGTGCTGCAAATGCTAAAACAACAATCGTTGCTACAATTTCAGTAGACCAACTTAGAGCAATTGCTGAATACAAACTTCCAGATCTTAACACAGATGATGTTGAAGCTGCAATGGCTACAATCGCTGGAACAGCAAAACAAATGGGTGTTTTAGTTGAAGGATATGACGATATCTTCAAAGCTAAAGCAGAAGCTAAAGCTGCTGCAAAAGCTGCTTCAGCTGCTAAAGCTAAAGAAGCTGCACTTGCTGCTGCTGAAGAAGAATTAGTTGAAACAAAAGGTCAAGCAATCGAAGTTAATGTAATTAAAGAAAAATCAGAAGAAGGAGAAGAATAATTATGGCTAAAAGAATTTCTAAAAAATTAGAAGCTGCTCGTGCTAAATTTGATAGAACAGTTGCTTACGATTTAGAAGAAGCAATTAAACTTGCTAAAGAAACTTCATATGCTAATTTTGACGCTTCAATCGATCTTGCATTTAACTTAAACCTTGACGTTCGTAAAGCTGATCAACAACTTCGTGGAGCTGTTTTACTTCCATTTGGAACAGGAAAATCAATTAGAGTATTAGTTGCTACAAACAACCCAGAATCAGCTAAATCAGCTAAAGAAGCTGGAGCTGACATTGTTATTGATGGACCTGCTCTTGAACAAAAAATTAAAGAAGATGATTTTGATTTTGACGTAATGGTTGCAGATCCTGCTATGATGCCATTACTTGGAAAATACGGGAAAAAACTTGGGCCTAAAGGTCTTATGCCTAACCCAAAAACAGGTACAGTTACACCTACACCTGCTAAAACAGTAGAAGAACTTAAAAAAGGTAAAGCAAACTACCGTACAGATAAAGCAGGGATTGTTCACTCTCTTATCGGTAAATCAAGTATGCCAACAGAACACTTAGTTGAAAACGCTAAAACATTAATTAGTTTAATTAGAAAACTTAAACCAGCTGCTGTTAAAGGAACATATATGCTTAACTTAACAGTTTCAGCATCAATGGGGCCAAGTGTTAAAATTAAACTTGAAAAATAATCACTAAAAGTATAGGTAAACCTATACTTTTTTATATTTTAATACCTTGTAAAATACACATTTATTGTGTATTTTGGTATAATGAAGTAATACTTAAAGGAGGGAAAATGTTAGATTCGAATTTGCTTGAAACTGACTTAAAAAAAGGTTTATCAGTAATAGAAGCAAAAAAAAGATTAGAAAATCTTGGTCCCAACACAATTAGAAGTGAAGAGAAAAAAAGCGTTTTCAAGATCTTCTTAAATCAATTTAAAGATTTTATGATTATCTTGCTTTTAATTGCTGCTGCTATTTCATTTTCAGTTGCAATTTATGAAGCTGTTAAAAATGCTAATACTGGATATAAACACAACACTGAAGTAATCGTTGGGTTTATTGAACCAATTATTATCTTAATTGTTATCGCACTTAATAGTATGCTGGGTACTTATCAGGAAATTAAAAGTGATCAAGCTGTTAAGGCTTTAGAAAAAAATAACGAATTAAATGCTAAAGTAATTCGTGATGGAAAACTTATGCTAATTCCAGCTACCGAATTAGTTGTAGGGGATTTAATAGTAGCAGAAGCTGGGGATGCCATTAGTGCTGATGGAATTTTAGTAGAGGCTTCTCATTTAATGGTTGTAGAATCAGCTTTAACAGGTGAATCTACAAGTGTAAGCAAGAGAGTAGGTGAATGTGATGAAAATAAACCTCTTGCGGAACAATTTAACCGTGTTTTTT
This genomic window from Mycoplasmopsis gallinacea contains:
- a CDS encoding DUF4011 domain-containing protein; translation: MKVDIIETLTNKLLKIGLDNQNINFRETKTSTVKINYDLNAFLDSVEKKKSIYFEASKNDIKPILSEGPKHIILPAVGSKEEQSRILKNLSRKHATFIEENNINILYLAVGFVRWTEEDKFQTEHYAPLLFLPVKLIQKSIKSQFELLIEESNFIENLAFIKKIKKESSFDFSLIDKHHLENLSLAKYYEEYAKLFKKHLPNQKWTIVNDCYLSIFTDQNLYIINDIEQNQEKFLNNDFVKLIFGESANLEKFDFKDLSDKQVDLKLDPNKYWHFLPADISQEKAIQYAIDGKSYVLQGPPGTGKSQTIINIITELIARNKKVLFVSEKQAALDVVYNKLHSNGLSDFVLAIHKISDRNKKDIINDLHNSLENSRIISEVKQDFTETVKNSYTSAKEKLINYGELLLEIYQPLKVNLYQLIGRYFNLKKAQELIFKIHNISAIDDNLLNKIVLGIKKYEFSLKEIDYNSKNNPWYGFKNTTITNNQTNTLGNHFETVIQNFDPVMEEEFIKELHEFEKFIYLINLDWKSHTLNIEEDLRLLDYKNIKQHENEELKKELLKIFKTTVFNLDFSKYRDFEIKFRSSLKRIVSSEYSKLKNDLYDNRLDGNAKFSHERLVELAKMIEQIVLNEEKIKECIDKLSFIVPSKFDYEYTLQSLRWVFFHKNFPHIKNTILYKKSLPENKFETFINNSNDLLASLKEIQSNFDLSLINFYELPKDQVKKQFKSLLVQVYKNTLPIYINFLKSKKELLDLKLNDFIEKTDSKRIYKNLEDIFLRQFYKLLITDLNTKVNHTLGVKNDLVKLYKEEESKLEEIAIFKIKNNIKNSIIKTDANYEVSILKKEANKKNKFMPLRMLFSRIGNLITDIKPCLMMSPLSVSSYLKDTPVQFDAVIFDEASQVKPEFALASIVRGKQIIICGDKEQLPPTSFFERIGEDDTEYNENYEVTNLNDYDSILDVASSFLKTISLQNHYRSLNENLIYASNKEIYKNLISFPSNDLAQAKEALVYHKVNGIYKNSTNQIESDVVVNLVISLFKKYKDTKRIGVITCNISQQLLIEKKLYQQAANQIGIERYINNKDLFFIKNIETVQGDECDIAILNTIYGPGPDGIMRMSFGPINQANGYRRLNVAITRAREQMHIVTSIHGSDIIVDDSTSRGVKLLRNYLNLAEHGIDSKYDLLMNNSLFNEDFETEVYNELVKKGYSVQRKIGNSDFRIDLAVFDKENPDRFICGIECDGSKYLSSLSTRERDRVREMILNSRGWKLYRVWSADWFNNKDSELKKLVRFIEKAQNGQIANETQEINKAKSSIMQNLDETVIEQDLINSIFEEFPRYWNIKSDAFYTFYKEMYDPQNDSLPFDDKDIRMSILVDIINKYAPLHVRTLKQILASLPKKDFIEQPLKINKWLKDVLLDIPNEDDFKLGINNQNNIYLKENFFYVDNKEIKFRKNNIEYLETRKSNEFAPEEIQDFVYQTIIKSKVISLLGLQELFIELVGIKTVSPAIKKQIDLAVENLKVAGLIIENDEGVFSSSI
- a CDS encoding chromate transporter, translated to MFILILLLTIALLIFVCLSVFGGGQVFIPIFVWLWKTIANVFNLKMAQETIDNVIAATNSSPGIVSIKFALFTGYLISEGNWWGYLIMILTYIIFIFPAIFIMLLAMKYLKKFEQNRFLKSFLIIVKPVIAGILVALAIQLLIPIVAPGFTFNTPESYFSFNSDSVKKVFFSSWRLITLFIFIAVAFTTTSFILYKKYSSLYAILINIVLAFLLFQPWL
- a CDS encoding chromate transporter, with the translated sequence MTQIKPTIFKALLFILKLTFFAFGGGNALMPMIKKEAVESKKWITEEEFEKILIITNSLPGPSIIQSISYMCIKWFGFWKGIFLTIFAMLPHVLFAFGMFFVINLLPQKYLITFATSVIVTIIFIICNFAFHYIKQNIKQMNLYLWIGILLFSILFNLFIPAPFNLPVLAILSVLLIYICYYFVSLKVKKGDK
- the rplK gene encoding 50S ribosomal protein L11, whose translation is MAKEIQRIAKLQFPAGKAKPGPALAGVGVNMPEFTKAFNDATRDRGDEPVPVQITVYKDKTFEFKLFTAPASYKIKEAAKIQSGAANAKTTIVATISVDQLRAIAEYKLPDLNTDDVEAAMATIAGTAKQMGVLVEGYDDIFKAKAEAKAAAKAASAAKAKEAALAAAEEELVETKGQAIEVNVIKEKSEEGEE
- the rplA gene encoding 50S ribosomal protein L1; this encodes MAKRISKKLEAARAKFDRTVAYDLEEAIKLAKETSYANFDASIDLAFNLNLDVRKADQQLRGAVLLPFGTGKSIRVLVATNNPESAKSAKEAGADIVIDGPALEQKIKEDDFDFDVMVADPAMMPLLGKYGKKLGPKGLMPNPKTGTVTPTPAKTVEELKKGKANYRTDKAGIVHSLIGKSSMPTEHLVENAKTLISLIRKLKPAAVKGTYMLNLTVSASMGPSVKIKLEK